The Sporomusa termitida genome has a window encoding:
- a CDS encoding ABC transporter permease, which produces MFRYMANRIVSALLVLLAIISITFLLMHAIPGGPFTNEKNLPAAVLKTIEAHYRLHDPLWRQYIDYLAGLARFDLGPSFKYAGRSVNDIISESFPVSLQLGAVSIGLAILLGIPAGALAALRQNKWQDYATMLLATAGVSVPSFVLATVLVYVLAIRLGLLPAAMWGGVEYIIMPALALAAHPMAFIARLTRASMLEVLAQDYIKTARAKGLPPTVILYRHALKNALIPVITYIGPMSASVLTGSFIIENIFAIPGLGRHFVTSIYNRDYTVILGVTIFYSLLIIALNLLVDLIYPLLDPRIKLNGKQEG; this is translated from the coding sequence TTGTTCCGCTATATGGCCAACCGTATTGTCAGCGCTCTGCTGGTTTTATTAGCCATCATTTCCATTACGTTTCTGTTAATGCATGCCATTCCCGGCGGACCTTTCACCAATGAAAAGAACCTCCCCGCCGCCGTCCTGAAAACAATTGAAGCCCATTACCGCCTGCATGATCCCCTCTGGCGGCAATACATAGATTATTTAGCCGGCTTAGCCCGGTTTGATCTGGGCCCGTCCTTTAAATATGCCGGCCGCTCGGTTAATGATATCATCAGCGAAAGTTTCCCCGTATCCCTGCAGTTAGGGGCTGTAAGCATCGGCCTCGCCATCCTGCTCGGTATCCCGGCCGGCGCGCTGGCAGCCTTACGCCAGAATAAATGGCAGGATTACGCCACCATGCTGCTGGCAACAGCCGGGGTGTCGGTTCCCAGTTTTGTCCTGGCCACCGTGCTGGTCTATGTACTGGCCATCAGATTGGGCTTATTGCCAGCCGCCATGTGGGGCGGTGTGGAATATATCATTATGCCGGCCCTGGCTTTGGCGGCCCATCCCATGGCGTTTATCGCCCGCCTGACCCGCGCCAGCATGCTGGAGGTCCTCGCCCAGGATTATATTAAGACAGCCCGGGCCAAAGGCCTGCCGCCAACAGTGATCCTCTACCGGCACGCTTTAAAAAACGCCCTGATCCCGGTCATTACCTACATCGGCCCGATGTCGGCCTCGGTTTTGACAGGCAGTTTTATCATCGAAAATATCTTTGCCATTCCCGGTTTAGGCCGCCATTTTGTGACAAGCATCTATAACCGGGACTACACTGTCATTCTTGGGGTTACCATTTTTTACAGCCTATTAATCATTGCCCTGAATCTGCTTGTTGATCTGATCTATCCGCTGCTGGACCCCCGTATAAAACTAAACGGAAAACAGGAGGGCTGA
- a CDS encoding ABC transporter permease encodes MRLHSDSFAPLLRNSPAEANFPPSTTYWQDAWQRLQKNKLAIIGLYTLALIVVIAIIGPWLSPFSYSDQDLSQTNQPPSAEHWFGTDNLGRDLFIRVLYGARVSLAIGVAASLINLTIGVVYGGLAGVLGGRTDRIMMNIVDILYGIPLLLYVILLMVVLKPGLTNIFIALGIAYWLGMARIVRGQILSLKEQEYILAARTLGAGTWRILLRHLIPNSLGPIIITMTLAIPEAIFAEAFLSFIGLGVAAPMASWGVLASEGVTSLRSYPFQLFFPALAISLTMLAFNFLGDGLRDALDPRVRR; translated from the coding sequence ATGCGGCTGCACAGCGATTCCTTTGCCCCTCTCCTTCGCAACAGCCCGGCCGAAGCTAATTTCCCCCCCAGCACCACCTACTGGCAGGACGCCTGGCAACGCCTGCAAAAAAATAAATTGGCTATAATCGGCCTGTATACCCTGGCCCTGATTGTCGTCATAGCGATTATAGGCCCGTGGCTTTCCCCATTTTCTTACTCTGATCAGGACCTCAGCCAAACCAATCAGCCACCAAGCGCCGAGCACTGGTTTGGTACCGATAATCTTGGCCGGGACTTATTTATCCGGGTCTTGTACGGGGCGCGGGTGTCCCTGGCCATCGGCGTTGCCGCCAGTTTGATCAACCTTACCATCGGTGTTGTTTACGGGGGCTTGGCGGGGGTCTTAGGCGGCCGTACCGACAGGATCATGATGAATATTGTAGATATCCTGTACGGCATCCCGCTGCTGCTGTATGTCATTTTACTGATGGTTGTCCTGAAACCGGGCTTAACCAATATTTTTATCGCTCTCGGTATTGCCTACTGGCTGGGTATGGCCCGGATTGTCCGCGGCCAGATTCTGAGCCTCAAGGAACAGGAATATATTCTGGCCGCCCGGACGCTGGGTGCCGGCACCTGGCGGATACTATTGCGTCATCTTATCCCCAACAGCCTGGGGCCCATTATTATTACGATGACGCTCGCGATTCCGGAAGCCATCTTTGCCGAAGCCTTCTTAAGCTTTATCGGCCTGGGGGTGGCGGCACCGATGGCCAGTTGGGGCGTGCTGGCCTCCGAAGGGGTAACCAGCTTACGGTCTTATCCCTTCCAGTTATTCTTTCCCGCGCTGGCGATCAGCCTTACAATGCTGGCCTTTAATTTCCTCGGGGACGGCCTGCGTGACGCCCTTGATCCCCGTGTACGGAGGTAA
- a CDS encoding ABC transporter ATP-binding protein, protein MKPLLDIQELAVSFATYAGEVKAVDNVSFQVFPGEAVGIVGESGCGKSVTAHAIMQLITTPPGRYNHGKILFAGVDLLQQPEAELEKIRGNDISMVFQDPMTSLNPVLTVGLQIAESLQQHQQLGKAAAYAQAVELLHLVGIPSPEQRSKNYPHQFSGGMRQRAMIAIALACKPRLLLADEPTTALDVTIQAQILTLLKDLQAKLQMSILLISHDLGAIAGVCSRVIVMYAGKIAEAGTAEDIFHNPRHPYTWGLLKSVPRLDVNKQTLTGIEGQPPDLLRPPAGCPFHPRCRQAMRICAEYYPATTRITRLHSVNCWLQHPSAPPPEVQTDGN, encoded by the coding sequence ATGAAGCCATTATTGGATATCCAGGAGCTGGCCGTCTCCTTTGCCACCTACGCCGGTGAGGTAAAAGCCGTGGACAACGTTAGTTTTCAGGTATTTCCGGGAGAGGCTGTCGGCATTGTCGGCGAATCAGGCTGCGGCAAAAGCGTAACCGCTCACGCCATTATGCAGCTGATTACCACCCCGCCGGGGAGATATAACCACGGTAAAATTCTGTTTGCCGGGGTCGATCTCTTGCAGCAGCCGGAAGCTGAATTGGAAAAAATCCGGGGTAATGATATCAGTATGGTATTTCAGGACCCCATGACTTCCCTGAATCCCGTCCTTACTGTTGGTCTGCAGATTGCCGAATCCTTACAGCAGCATCAGCAGCTGGGCAAAGCCGCCGCGTATGCCCAGGCTGTCGAATTGCTGCATCTGGTGGGCATCCCCTCGCCGGAGCAGCGCAGCAAAAATTATCCGCATCAGTTCAGCGGCGGCATGCGCCAGCGGGCCATGATCGCCATTGCGCTGGCCTGCAAGCCCAGGCTGTTGCTGGCTGACGAGCCGACAACAGCGCTTGATGTAACCATTCAGGCCCAGATTCTCACGTTGCTGAAGGACCTGCAGGCCAAGCTGCAGATGTCCATTCTGCTTATATCCCATGATCTTGGCGCCATCGCCGGCGTCTGCAGCCGGGTTATCGTCATGTATGCCGGCAAAATTGCCGAGGCGGGTACCGCCGAGGATATCTTTCATAATCCCCGGCACCCCTATACCTGGGGCCTCCTAAAATCGGTACCGCGGCTGGATGTTAACAAACAAACCTTAACCGGCATTGAGGGCCAACCGCCGGACCTGCTCAGGCCGCCGGCCGGGTGCCCTTTTCATCCCCGCTGCCGCCAGGCCATGCGTATCTGCGCCGAGTATTATCCCGCCACCACCCGGATTACCAGGCTGCACAGTGTAAATTGCTGGCTGCAGCATCCCAGCGCCCCGCCGCCGGAGGTGCAGACTGATGGCAACTAG
- a CDS encoding ABC transporter ATP-binding protein, whose product MATRPILAVRNLKKYFTIQTDFRGRPTACLQAVDDVSFDIAGGETLGLVGESGCGKSTTGRSIIHLYKPTAGEIIFNGQTISSRNDEQHLRRNMQMIFQDPYASLNPRMTVGDIIGEPLDIHKLASGRRRTGRIAELLQLVGLNQGHAGRFPHEFSGGQRQRIGIARALAIEPKFIICDEPISALDVSIQAQIVNLLADLQAKLGLTYLFIAHDLAMVKHISKRVAVMYLGKIVEIAGSAELYGNPRHPYTQALLSAIPIPDPRLEASRPRLLLPGDSQSPINPPAGCRFRPRCRQALPRCAEQEPVLADLGAGHRAACHLYPGP is encoded by the coding sequence ATGGCAACTAGACCGATTTTGGCAGTACGGAATCTTAAGAAATATTTTACCATACAGACCGACTTCCGGGGACGGCCTACAGCCTGTCTGCAAGCGGTGGATGACGTCAGTTTTGACATTGCCGGGGGGGAAACTCTCGGCCTGGTTGGCGAAAGCGGCTGTGGCAAATCCACAACCGGCCGCTCGATCATCCATTTATACAAGCCCACAGCCGGTGAGATCATCTTTAACGGCCAGACCATCAGCAGCAGGAACGACGAACAGCACTTACGCCGCAACATGCAGATGATCTTTCAGGACCCCTATGCCTCCCTCAACCCCCGCATGACTGTTGGCGACATCATCGGCGAGCCCCTGGATATCCACAAGCTGGCCAGCGGCCGCCGGCGGACCGGGCGGATTGCTGAACTGCTGCAGCTGGTCGGGCTCAACCAGGGACATGCCGGCCGTTTCCCCCATGAGTTCAGCGGCGGCCAGCGGCAGCGGATCGGCATTGCCCGGGCCCTGGCGATTGAACCAAAATTCATTATCTGTGATGAACCGATTTCGGCTTTGGATGTTTCCATTCAGGCCCAAATCGTCAACTTGCTGGCAGACCTTCAGGCCAAGCTGGGACTGACTTATTTATTTATAGCCCACGACCTGGCGATGGTGAAACATATCAGTAAACGGGTGGCGGTCATGTACCTGGGGAAAATTGTTGAAATTGCCGGCAGCGCCGAGTTATACGGCAACCCCCGGCATCCTTACACCCAGGCCCTGTTGTCGGCTATCCCCATCCCGGATCCGCGCCTGGAGGCCAGCCGGCCGCGCCTGCTGTTGCCAGGTGACAGCCAGAGCCCCATCAATCCCCCCGCCGGCTGCCGGTTCCGCCCCCGCTGCCGCCAGGCCCTGCCGCGGTGTGCCGAACAGGAACCGGTGCTCGCAGACCTTGGGGCCGGCCACAGGGCCGCCTGCCATTTATATCCCGGCCCCTGA
- a CDS encoding serine hydrolase, which translates to MERLHTKIQTLLAQYSCRSAVIVRNESTGNALAINPAMVFPAASMIKIPIMIEVMRQAAAGKLPLAKTVAITSQMQTGGAGILKELQPGIKMTVAELVTLMIILSDNTATNVLIDLAGMAAINAAITGLGLRSTVLQRKMMDFAAAKAGRENLTSAADLARLFAGIAGSTPAVPPPYNAMMLDILKRQQIRDKLPFYLPAEVIIAHKTGTLAGAEHDGGILFAPGGPYIICVLTAELTANYEGLQLVAMIGKIIYEYIA; encoded by the coding sequence ATGGAAAGGCTGCATACAAAGATCCAGACCCTTCTGGCTCAGTATTCCTGCCGTTCAGCGGTTATCGTTAGGAATGAAAGCACCGGGAATGCCCTAGCCATCAATCCGGCGATGGTATTCCCGGCAGCCAGTATGATTAAGATCCCCATTATGATTGAAGTGATGCGGCAGGCGGCGGCAGGTAAGCTGCCGCTGGCTAAAACAGTGGCAATAACCAGCCAAATGCAAACCGGCGGGGCCGGCATTCTAAAAGAACTGCAGCCCGGCATAAAAATGACTGTAGCCGAACTGGTTACGCTGATGATTATCCTCAGCGACAATACGGCTACGAATGTCCTCATTGACCTCGCCGGTATGGCAGCGATCAATGCGGCCATAACCGGTCTGGGCTTACGGTCCACAGTCCTGCAGCGTAAAATGATGGATTTCGCCGCCGCCAAAGCAGGCCGGGAAAACCTTACGTCAGCCGCCGACCTGGCTCGCCTGTTTGCCGGGATTGCCGGCAGCACTCCCGCCGTCCCGCCCCCCTACAACGCCATGATGCTGGATATCCTGAAACGGCAGCAGATCCGGGACAAATTGCCCTTTTACCTGCCGGCAGAGGTTATTATCGCTCATAAAACAGGGACCCTGGCCGGGGCTGAACATGACGGCGGCATATTATTCGCCCCCGGCGGTCCGTATATCATTTGTGTGCTTACCGCCGAACTTACGGCCAATTATGAAGGGCTGCAGCTGGTGGCCATGATTGGCAAAATTATCTATGAATACATAGCATAA
- a CDS encoding peptide ABC transporter substrate-binding protein: MTCKKLCAALLLLAMLATLAAGCGKSGAGTNEQVFRYALEAEPATLDPAKSTAIPESLVELQIFEGLTRLDAQDQPAPGVAEKWEVSPDGLTYVFHLRAGAKWANGEPVTAQDFAFAWQRVLNPETASENAYMLFPVKNAQAYNEKKLPAEQLGIKALDELTLEVTLEKPTAYFLSLVAFHAFYPVHQKTVTASPDNWANEVATLIGNGPFKISHWTHSGKLEFVKNDQYWDTTAVKLTKMEWPISDSQTTRLAMLENNQVDMIVEPPVVEHDRLTQAGLLKISPYLGIYYYVFNTQAAPFDNPQVRKAFAQAVNREALVKNVIKGGKKPAYAWVAPGLINPASSRDFREEGGNYAVEDAGQAKKLLADAGYPDGKGLPPVTLTFNTSELHKSIAEAMQEMWKQNLGITVNLTNQESKVFLEARNHGDYQIARASWVGDYADPMTFMDVFKDPDNDANYTNPAYNRLVEQAQSTPDQQVRMQAMHAAEKILFDDAVIIPIYYTTQPFISKPYVKGYFWSVLGLADFKTTYIEK; the protein is encoded by the coding sequence ATGACGTGTAAAAAACTCTGTGCCGCCTTGCTGCTGCTGGCAATGCTGGCCACGCTGGCGGCCGGCTGCGGCAAATCCGGCGCCGGCACCAATGAGCAGGTGTTTCGCTATGCCCTCGAAGCCGAGCCTGCAACCCTGGACCCGGCCAAGTCCACCGCCATTCCGGAGTCATTGGTGGAACTGCAGATCTTTGAGGGCTTAACCCGGCTTGATGCCCAAGACCAGCCGGCACCCGGCGTAGCGGAAAAATGGGAGGTATCCCCGGACGGACTAACCTATGTCTTTCATTTACGGGCCGGTGCCAAATGGGCTAACGGCGAGCCTGTTACCGCCCAGGATTTTGCCTTTGCCTGGCAGCGGGTCTTAAATCCTGAAACAGCTTCAGAGAATGCCTATATGTTATTCCCGGTCAAAAATGCCCAGGCCTACAATGAAAAAAAACTGCCGGCCGAGCAGCTGGGCATAAAAGCCCTGGATGAACTGACGCTGGAGGTTACACTGGAAAAGCCTACCGCCTATTTCTTAAGCTTAGTTGCCTTCCATGCCTTTTATCCGGTTCATCAAAAAACAGTAACGGCCAGCCCTGATAACTGGGCGAATGAAGTGGCCACTTTAATCGGTAATGGTCCCTTCAAAATCAGCCACTGGACCCATAGCGGCAAACTTGAATTTGTCAAAAATGATCAGTACTGGGATACCACGGCCGTAAAGCTGACCAAAATGGAATGGCCGATCAGTGATTCGCAAACCACCCGCCTGGCCATGCTGGAAAACAATCAGGTGGATATGATAGTCGAACCCCCTGTCGTTGAGCATGACCGTCTCACCCAGGCCGGACTGCTTAAAATATCGCCTTATCTCGGCATCTACTACTATGTCTTTAATACCCAGGCCGCCCCCTTTGACAACCCCCAGGTCCGCAAGGCTTTTGCCCAGGCGGTTAACCGGGAGGCCCTGGTCAAGAACGTAATTAAGGGCGGCAAAAAACCTGCTTATGCCTGGGTAGCCCCCGGCCTCATCAACCCGGCCAGCAGCAGGGATTTCCGGGAAGAAGGCGGTAACTACGCCGTTGAGGATGCAGGTCAGGCCAAAAAACTGCTGGCTGACGCCGGCTACCCGGACGGCAAGGGCCTGCCGCCTGTTACCCTCACATTTAATACCAGTGAACTGCACAAATCAATTGCCGAGGCCATGCAGGAAATGTGGAAACAAAACCTGGGTATAACCGTCAATTTAACCAACCAGGAATCAAAAGTATTCTTAGAGGCCAGAAACCATGGTGATTATCAGATCGCCCGGGCTTCCTGGGTTGGTGACTATGCCGATCCCATGACCTTTATGGATGTCTTTAAAGATCCTGATAATGACGCCAACTACACCAATCCGGCCTATAACCGCCTGGTAGAGCAGGCGCAGTCCACACCTGACCAGCAGGTCCGGATGCAGGCCATGCATGCCGCGGAGAAAATCCTCTTTGATGACGCCGTAATTATCCCCATCTACTACACCACCCAGCCATTTATCAGCAAACCCTATGTTAAGGGTTATTTCTGGTCAGTATTGGGCTTAGCCGACTTTAAAACAACCTATATTGAGAAATAA
- a CDS encoding S66 peptidase family protein, with amino-acid sequence MDSKPRLKPRRLRPGATLGVIAPAGPGNQEQTAAGIAWLEQAGFRIKPGTTVSQELGYLAGPDALRAADLQAMFADPAVDGIICLRGGYGTMRLLELLDYDLIRQNPKVFVGYSDITALHTSIGQRAGLITFHGPMVASDMGKELPLYTWDYFLQAVTAPAPLGLIANPPLAPDPAFIVPGTAAGPLTGGNLSLLAATLGTPYEIDTAGKILCLEEVGEAPYRIDRLLTQLSLAGKLQAAAGIVFDVCADCETEAKPPSFTIAEVLAERLGSLGKPVLINLHFGHTADKATLPLGVNATLRPEDGGLVITEAATTA; translated from the coding sequence ATGGATAGCAAGCCCCGGCTCAAACCCCGCCGGCTTCGGCCGGGCGCCACGCTCGGCGTCATTGCCCCGGCCGGCCCGGGCAACCAGGAACAGACCGCCGCCGGCATTGCCTGGCTGGAGCAGGCAGGGTTCCGGATTAAACCGGGTACTACCGTCAGTCAGGAACTGGGCTATCTGGCGGGCCCGGACGCCCTGCGCGCCGCAGACCTGCAGGCGATGTTTGCCGACCCGGCTGTGGATGGAATCATTTGCCTGCGGGGCGGGTATGGCACCATGCGGTTATTAGAGCTGCTGGACTATGATCTCATCCGGCAAAACCCCAAAGTATTTGTTGGCTATAGCGATATTACCGCCCTGCACACCAGTATTGGCCAGCGTGCCGGCCTGATCACCTTCCACGGCCCAATGGTGGCATCAGATATGGGTAAAGAATTGCCCCTGTATACCTGGGACTACTTTCTGCAGGCCGTTACAGCGCCGGCACCGCTGGGCCTGATTGCTAATCCGCCGCTGGCCCCCGATCCCGCATTTATCGTGCCCGGCACCGCGGCCGGCCCCCTGACCGGGGGTAATCTCAGCCTGCTTGCCGCCACCCTGGGCACCCCCTATGAAATTGATACCGCCGGCAAAATCCTCTGTCTGGAGGAAGTGGGCGAAGCGCCCTACCGTATTGACCGCCTGCTGACCCAGCTGTCGCTGGCCGGCAAGCTCCAGGCTGCGGCCGGCATTGTGTTCGATGTTTGTGCCGACTGCGAAACAGAAGCCAAACCGCCCAGTTTTACCATCGCCGAGGTATTGGCTGAACGGTTGGGCAGCCTAGGCAAACCGGTACTGATTAATCTGCATTTTGGGCACACTGCCGACAAAGCGACCCTGCCCCTGGGGGTTAACGCCACCTTACGGCCGGAAGACGGCGGGCTCGTAATCACAGAAGCGGCAACCACCGCATAA
- a CDS encoding amidohydrolase, translating into MDKHSRKEQAIEFINNMAPELKNISRFLHTNPELGRQEYQAARLLTEAAARQGFALEKNISGYETAFIASKGIRGPKIAFLAEYDALPGLGHACGHNLIAAMSWGAAAAFAAVAAGQAVSYLIGCPAEETSGAKVAMAEAGIFDNLTAALIIHPASGNNVGGTSYATHPLQVTFHGRPAHVAGKTDKGVNALDALVMFYQGLKPLQQTFTRPTILGGIITKGGTAPNIIPAEAEARLTVRALSSDFLEETVLPAVRRLASGVAQATGTTVTAVHYEPLFKELINASHLMTLFQNNMAQLGETVTVLPPADAGGSTDVGNVSHRVPTLHPDIGIGGGLVAHTPEFAAAAGSDYAQERLLVGAKAMAMTAIDLLPE; encoded by the coding sequence ATGGATAAACACAGCCGCAAGGAGCAGGCGATTGAGTTTATAAATAACATGGCGCCCGAACTAAAAAACATCAGCCGCTTTCTCCACACTAATCCTGAGCTGGGCCGGCAGGAATACCAGGCCGCCCGGCTCCTTACCGAAGCTGCTGCCCGCCAGGGCTTTGCCCTGGAGAAAAATATCAGCGGCTATGAAACCGCCTTTATTGCCAGTAAAGGGATCAGGGGACCAAAGATTGCCTTTTTGGCCGAATATGATGCCTTGCCCGGTCTGGGCCATGCCTGCGGCCATAATCTTATCGCTGCAATGAGCTGGGGAGCGGCGGCGGCCTTTGCCGCCGTGGCTGCCGGCCAGGCAGTGTCTTATCTGATCGGCTGCCCGGCCGAGGAAACCAGCGGGGCTAAAGTGGCCATGGCCGAGGCCGGTATTTTTGACAACCTGACAGCCGCCCTGATCATCCACCCGGCCAGCGGCAACAATGTCGGCGGCACCTCCTACGCCACCCATCCGCTGCAGGTAACCTTTCATGGCCGCCCGGCCCATGTGGCCGGTAAAACCGATAAAGGGGTAAACGCCCTGGATGCCCTGGTTATGTTCTACCAGGGGCTGAAGCCCTTACAGCAGACCTTCACCCGGCCAACTATTCTCGGCGGCATTATTACCAAAGGCGGCACCGCCCCTAATATCATTCCGGCCGAGGCCGAGGCCAGACTCACCGTCCGGGCCCTCTCCTCCGACTTCCTGGAAGAAACCGTGCTGCCGGCAGTGCGCCGACTGGCGTCAGGGGTGGCTCAGGCTACAGGCACTACCGTAACGGCCGTCCATTATGAACCCTTGTTTAAAGAATTAATCAATGCTTCGCACCTCATGACCCTGTTCCAAAACAACATGGCCCAGCTGGGCGAAACAGTGACCGTACTGCCGCCGGCAGACGCCGGCGGTTCAACTGATGTCGGCAACGTCAGTCACAGGGTGCCCACCCTGCATCCGGATATTGGCATTGGCGGCGGGCTTGTTGCCCATACACCGGAATTTGCCGCTGCCGCCGGCTCTGACTACGCCCAGGAGCGTCTGCTGGTGGGCGCTAAAGCGATGGCAATGACCGCGATTGATTTGCTGCCTGAGTAA
- a CDS encoding class I SAM-dependent methyltransferase has translation MKGLINWEALQKYQKLPFANMDEAAQAKQWGSFAGMYDGMAKLEKEFTKKQVGQMLLSAEDSVIDIGCGPGRLSVPVAQKVKSVTALDVSEAMLAKCMENARREGVHNITPMRANWLAEDAVETVGKYDIAIASRSVGFADLVKINRIARKYVFILGWANAPSLREIQLDFLEGIGQEKVPHDPDARMFGYNMMFNMVYDMGANPNIVVVEDGFERDYVSREQAYADLRFVGEIRPEFEEQYRSNVDRYLIPQPDGGFKLLRKTKTFVLWWRPDEVSA, from the coding sequence ATGAAGGGCTTAATTAACTGGGAAGCTTTGCAAAAGTACCAGAAATTGCCGTTTGCCAATATGGACGAGGCGGCGCAAGCAAAGCAATGGGGCAGTTTTGCCGGTATGTATGACGGAATGGCGAAGCTGGAAAAAGAGTTTACCAAAAAACAGGTGGGGCAGATGCTGTTGTCGGCCGAGGATTCGGTAATCGACATCGGCTGTGGACCGGGACGACTGTCTGTTCCGGTAGCCCAAAAAGTAAAGAGTGTCACTGCTCTGGATGTTTCCGAGGCGATGCTGGCGAAATGCATGGAAAATGCCAGGCGCGAAGGCGTCCACAATATTACGCCGATGAGAGCGAACTGGCTGGCAGAGGACGCAGTTGAAACCGTTGGCAAATATGATATTGCCATTGCCTCACGGTCAGTAGGCTTTGCCGATTTAGTGAAAATCAACCGGATTGCCAGAAAGTATGTCTTTATTCTGGGCTGGGCCAATGCCCCCAGTCTCCGGGAAATCCAGTTAGACTTTCTTGAGGGCATTGGACAGGAAAAAGTGCCGCATGATCCCGATGCCCGCATGTTCGGCTACAACATGATGTTTAACATGGTGTACGACATGGGGGCCAATCCCAATATTGTTGTTGTGGAGGACGGTTTTGAGCGTGATTATGTTTCCCGCGAACAAGCCTACGCAGACCTGCGGTTTGTCGGCGAGATTCGCCCGGAATTTGAAGAGCAATACCGCAGCAACGTTGACCGTTATTTAATACCACAGCCAGACGGCGGCTTCAAGCTGCTTAGGAAGACCAAAACCTTTGTTCTGTGGTGGCGGCCGGACGAAGTGAGCGCATAA
- a CDS encoding ABC transporter substrate-binding protein, with product MKTGKYIIWGGIFSLFIFLAGCQNAFKAQPAANPNQITITDASGATVAIPARIQRIADAWPAHNEVVCMLGAGDKIVATTTAAAQRPWMKVVNPQMNQAVTAFDASGVNLETLMAAKPDIVFTPLNNKSARKIADVKIPVVQLMFNDFDSLKECFRLTGVILGGEAKPRAEKYIAYLDHNLDRITGITAGIPREQKPKVIHITRLAPLMVDGKDTIIDAWIRVAGGINAADTGGEVAMEQLITWNPDVIIFGNTALALNGVEDGAKALNNILQDEKWRRLQAVQTGNVHINPEGAFFWDRYGAEVALQIQWAAKVLHPDKFQDIDIVQETRYFYRTFLHYDLSAAEASRIISGKPPVRP from the coding sequence ATGAAAACAGGAAAATATATCATATGGGGCGGCATTTTTAGCTTATTCATTTTCCTAGCCGGCTGCCAGAACGCTTTTAAGGCTCAACCGGCAGCAAATCCCAACCAGATCACGATTACCGATGCCAGTGGAGCCACAGTGGCAATCCCGGCCCGGATTCAACGGATCGCAGATGCCTGGCCTGCTCACAATGAGGTGGTGTGCATGCTGGGAGCGGGGGATAAAATCGTTGCGACGACGACGGCGGCGGCGCAACGGCCCTGGATGAAGGTCGTTAATCCGCAAATGAACCAGGCGGTCACGGCTTTTGACGCTAGCGGTGTAAATCTGGAAACCCTTATGGCCGCTAAACCGGACATTGTGTTTACGCCGCTGAATAATAAAAGCGCCCGCAAAATAGCTGATGTAAAGATCCCGGTTGTGCAATTGATGTTTAACGATTTTGACAGCTTGAAAGAATGCTTCCGGCTAACCGGTGTCATTCTGGGCGGGGAAGCAAAGCCGAGAGCGGAAAAATATATCGCTTATCTGGATCACAACCTCGACCGGATAACCGGGATAACTGCGGGGATTCCCCGGGAACAAAAACCGAAAGTGATCCATATTACCAGGCTTGCACCATTAATGGTAGACGGAAAAGATACAATTATTGATGCCTGGATAAGGGTTGCCGGGGGAATCAATGCCGCCGATACCGGCGGTGAAGTAGCGATGGAGCAGCTGATAACCTGGAATCCTGACGTGATTATATTTGGCAATACGGCACTGGCCTTGAACGGAGTGGAGGACGGAGCAAAAGCTCTGAACAACATCCTGCAGGATGAAAAGTGGCGGCGCTTGCAGGCGGTACAAACAGGGAATGTGCATATTAATCCGGAGGGGGCTTTTTTCTGGGATCGGTACGGGGCGGAGGTAGCGCTGCAAATTCAGTGGGCGGCCAAGGTTTTGCATCCAGATAAGTTTCAGGATATTGACATCGTTCAGGAAACCCGTTATTTTTACCGGACTTTTTTACATTATGATCTGTCGGCAGCAGAGGCAAGCAGAATCATCAGCGGGAAACCGCCGGTCCGGCCATGA